The window GttatcaccccacaaataaaaTAGGGAGAATATCTTTTATTCCTAAGTATAGGGGCTGTGCCCAGACACAACACTGACGAAAAGACCCTGCGAGTCTGGTGTTGCCTATACCCAAATACAAGGGGATGCGAAAAGACCATGTTGCCCCCCCACCCCTTGCGATTTCTTTGATAccataattatttaatattcGTATAGATTGTGATCAATATCAACATGTATTAGAGGTATAATAGTGATATCTAAAACCATAAACAATTCTATCATAAGACTCTCAACTAGGCAAGCATCACCACTCAACAATCAAGAAGGAAAAGAGGTAaacaattaaaggaaaaaagaagtctACTAGTGTGGTGCAAGAAAGCTCAGACTGAGCAAGACACAAAAATACCGCATATTCTCCCATTGGCTCATGTGTCTGAGGTTTATTATGTCATATTGGCTAGGTTCTAGCATCTATaattaaaaggggaaaagattGAGTCTTGCTATACTCTCATAAAGAGTCATTTCCCCCTtttgaaaaatagaataaaggagaaaaaaaaaaaaaaaaaaaacgcccTGATTGCATAGCCCCAATGCCTAAACACAGTGACATGCAAAAttatcaccccacaaataaaaTATGGAGAATATCTTCTATTTCAAATATAGGGGCTGTGCCCAGACACAAGGCTGACGAAAAGAGCCTACCAGTTTGGTGTTGCCTATACCCAAACATAGGCAGACGCTAAAAGACCACGCTACTCCCCACCCCTTGCGGTTTCTTTGATACCATATTTATATAGTATTGTATAGATTATAGTCAATATCAACATGTACTAGAGGTATAATAGCGATAACTAAAACCATAAATAATTCCCTCATAAGACTCCCGACTAGGCAAGCTGCCCACACCACTCAACAATCAAGAAGGATAAGAGATAaacaattaaaggaaaaaagaatcttgCAAATATAGTGTAGGAAAACCCAGACTGAGTAAGACGCAAAAATACCACGCTACCCCCTGCTCTGCCTTGAAGATGCTCCGGCGTGTCCTCCCATTGGCTCATGCATCTGGGGTTTCCTATGTCAGACTGACTAAGTTCTTGCATCGATAATTAAAAGGAGAAAGATTGATGCCCAATTGCGTAGTGTATGCTAATGTCTCCCTATGTCTACATCTCTCCTCGATTCCTCTTATGAATAGACATAGGAGGTGCTAGCATATGCCATGTAGTCAGAGAtgtaaatttttgaaaatggaGTCTTCTATTAAGGAGTGCGGCCCCTATACCAGCACATGGGCTAATGGGAGCTCACGCAAAAGCATCAATAAGGGAGGGCTTTATGCTTTTCATTAGGGGTGGGGTGATAATTTCATTCCATGTTGAGTCTAAACACATGCACTACATCtcgaaaagaataatttttcccttttgaaaaatagaataaagggaaaaagaaaagtcccTGATTGCATGGCTCCAATGCCTAGACATAGTGGCATGCGGAATTTACACTTCacaaataaaataggaagaatATTTTCTATTTGAAAATATAGGGGTTGCACCTAAACGCAAGGCTTGCGAAAGGAATACCCACACCCccatgaaagatgaaaataccCGTCATCTTAATGATTCTTTCAAGTACAATCTCATTGGCCTTTTAAGCTGATACAACCCCTACACTCCCGAACTGTGAACATTCTCGCAATAAAATAATGATTCAGTGTTTAACGGTCCCACTCGTCTTCTGACACTATTATCATCCCTCCTGTGCTCTGGGACAAAAGGAGAGCGAACCCCACAAAGCTGCTCAGTGCTCTGCTCagccttcttctttccttgattTCATCACAATTATTACCGAGACTGAAATCTTCTGACAATTTATTTGTAGCCGTCAGATTCATCCGTAGCGGGACCCATCCTGTGTCCCACCATTGGAACCATGGACCTATAAagcattcctctctctcttccctcccaACGTAAAAAAACAACATGGCGTCCTTCGCTCAAgagcatcatcatcaacaaccgTCACCAACCTCGTACGGCGCCACCAATGCTCCGCCACCGACGCCCACACCGTCGGCACAACCCACCCGTGTCTCCGCTCCGAACGCCGCCGACGCTCTCTCCCGATTATTACATCGCCTCCCTCcaacactttctctccctcctcgCCTCTTCCCTCCCACTACCTCTCCTCCTCTAATCTCCCTCTCACCAGAAAACCACCACAACCTTCCAAATgaccttctctcctcttcttccaaacTGGGTTTCTTCCAACTCACCAACCACCACATCCCTTCCCAACTCGCTCTCTCTGCAGAACTCGAATTGCTCTCCCTCTTCGACCTCCCCAACGACAAAAAACAACACCTTTTCCCTAAAAACTGGCCTCTCGGCTTcgacgaagatgaagaagacgaagaagaagacgaaggagATGGCAATAACAATGGAGTGTCGCTCTGCTTGTCCACACATTGTCCTACCGAGTCAGCCGAGTTGAAGCTATCATCACTCACCGAGTTCACTCGGGCATTAGAAAAAGTTGGTCTGGAGATCGTGGAGACCCTTTCAAAAGCTATAGGGTTTGAGAATCCTTTGGGTTCGTCCTCTCCATGGAGTTCATTGGTGTGGGTTTCCGAGGGAGTTGCAGGTAATAAACCGGTTTTTAATGGTCGGTTCTATCCTTATATAGTGGCCTTGCAGTAT is drawn from Macadamia integrifolia cultivar HAES 741 chromosome 7, SCU_Mint_v3, whole genome shotgun sequence and contains these coding sequences:
- the LOC122083869 gene encoding gibberellin 2-beta-dioxygenase 1-like, coding for MASFAQEHHHQQPSPTSYGATNAPPPTPTPSAQPTRVSAPNAADALSRLLHRLPPTLSLPPRLFPPTTSPPLISLSPENHHNLPNDLLSSSSKLGFFQLTNHHIPSQLALSAELELLSLFDLPNDKKQHLFPKNWPLGFDEDEEDEEEDEGDGNNNGVSLCLSTHCPTESAELKLSSLTEFTRALEKVGLEIVETLSKAIGFENPLGSSSPWSSLVWVSEGVAGNKPVFNGRFYPYIVALQYQIRCRKYSLLSDSGWVSVSPEIDSVLVTVGDIAQVWSNGKLKKVRGTAVASLGDEDKSRSISISLLLTLPIESTLSPLLPSAMTADGDDNKDINSISAGADDAGREKEVQSGVGDKKGEKRAAFQSFSMEDYAWRAYHERLLFKDPLDRYRI